A window from Pseudomonas frederiksbergensis encodes these proteins:
- a CDS encoding methyl-accepting chemotaxis protein, which produces MAAAASEMTASIEEITRHAERALNMANQAEALAKDGGRVIHQVVNDMDGIARSAQQSAQVIRTLDKESEGIFSIIQVIKGIADQTNLLALNAAIEAARAGEQGRGFAVVADEVRSLAGRTSASTQEIATMVSRIQQSTREAVTSMEAGVAQVDKGMAVTADVERAIREILDATLNTTQLVNDITRTIGEQSLASNEIAHQVEMIAGMSEGNSKVIGRTASTTDELSSLAGKLSQSVDRFRL; this is translated from the coding sequence ATGGCGGCGGCTGCCAGCGAAATGACCGCGAGCATCGAGGAAATCACCCGGCATGCCGAACGTGCGTTGAACATGGCCAATCAGGCCGAGGCATTGGCCAAGGATGGCGGTCGTGTGATCCATCAGGTGGTCAACGACATGGACGGTATTGCGCGTTCGGCGCAGCAGTCGGCCCAGGTGATCCGCACACTGGACAAGGAGTCCGAAGGGATTTTCAGCATCATCCAGGTGATCAAGGGCATCGCCGATCAAACCAACCTGCTGGCGCTCAACGCCGCGATCGAAGCCGCTCGTGCCGGTGAGCAGGGTCGTGGATTTGCCGTGGTGGCCGACGAAGTGCGCAGCCTGGCGGGACGCACCAGCGCCTCCACCCAGGAAATTGCCACGATGGTTTCACGCATTCAGCAAAGCACCCGCGAGGCGGTGACCAGCATGGAGGCGGGCGTGGCGCAGGTCGACAAAGGCATGGCGGTGACCGCCGACGTCGAGCGCGCCATCCGCGAAATCCTCGACGCCACGCTGAACACTACGCAACTGGTCAACGACATCACCCGCACCATTGGTGAGCAGAGCCTGGCCAGCAATGAAATCGCCCATCAGGTCGAAATGATTGCCGGCATGTCCGAAGGCAATAGCAAGGTCATCGGCCGGACCGCCTCTACCACCGATGAGTTGTCTAGCCTGGCGGGCAAGCTCTCGCAGTCGGTGGATCGGTTTCGGCTTTGA
- a CDS encoding CDP-alcohol phosphatidyltransferase family protein codes for MDDNRRPIKTRSAGWARHLTDMLVKRDISPNQISVASIAFAFVGVVALNIDSGVVGSICCAIGIQLRLLCNLFDGMVAIEGGKKSDIGSLYNEFPDRIADSLLIVGLGYAIGQSDLGWFAALAAALTAYVRVFGGSIGLKQSFIGPMAKQHRMAVMTAGLLLNAVEASVYGTHYVLLIALAGIAIGSVATCVTRTLAIARQLKGADHVDQ; via the coding sequence GTGGATGACAACAGAAGGCCCATCAAGACGCGCTCTGCGGGCTGGGCAAGACACCTCACCGACATGCTGGTGAAAAGAGACATTTCCCCCAATCAGATATCCGTCGCCAGCATCGCCTTCGCGTTTGTCGGCGTCGTGGCCCTCAATATTGACAGCGGTGTCGTTGGATCGATTTGCTGCGCGATCGGCATTCAGTTGCGCCTGCTGTGCAACCTCTTCGACGGGATGGTGGCGATAGAGGGCGGCAAGAAGTCGGATATCGGCAGCCTCTACAACGAATTCCCGGACCGGATCGCCGACAGCTTGCTGATCGTCGGGCTCGGGTATGCCATTGGCCAATCCGACCTCGGATGGTTTGCTGCCCTTGCGGCAGCACTGACCGCATATGTCAGGGTGTTCGGCGGCTCGATTGGCCTCAAGCAGTCCTTCATCGGCCCTATGGCCAAGCAGCATCGAATGGCCGTGATGACCGCAGGACTGCTGCTGAATGCCGTCGAAGCCAGCGTTTATGGCACTCACTACGTACTGTTGATCGCACTGGCTGGCATCGCCATCGGCTCCGTCGCCACCTGCGTCACGCGAACGCTGGCAATCGCCAGGCAGCTGAAAGGGGCCGACCATGTGGATCAGTAA
- a CDS encoding lysophospholipid acyltransferase family protein gives MWISNALISVLRLLIGVTARWESPPDLTRQRIYFANHTSHMDTLAIIAALPPEARLNVKPIAAADYWGKNRFLSYISQKGLNAVLIDRKPAPGKNALEPIFDVVQAGHSIIFFPEGTRSSEALPGEFKSGLYRLAETFPDVDLVPIYLENLHRSMPKGKHVPLPIICTIRIGNPMERIAGEDKQVFLERARNAIVELSK, from the coding sequence ATGTGGATCAGTAATGCGCTGATTTCTGTTCTTCGACTGTTGATTGGCGTCACGGCCAGATGGGAGAGCCCGCCGGATCTCACCCGTCAGCGAATCTATTTCGCCAATCACACCAGTCACATGGACACCTTGGCCATCATTGCGGCCCTGCCGCCCGAGGCCCGGTTGAATGTGAAGCCGATTGCCGCTGCCGATTACTGGGGAAAGAACCGGTTTCTGTCGTACATCTCGCAGAAAGGCCTGAATGCGGTGCTGATTGACCGTAAACCGGCGCCCGGTAAAAACGCACTGGAGCCCATTTTCGATGTGGTGCAGGCGGGGCATTCGATCATCTTCTTTCCCGAAGGCACGCGCTCATCCGAGGCACTGCCCGGGGAATTCAAATCAGGTCTGTACCGGCTGGCCGAGACCTTTCCCGATGTCGACCTGGTGCCGATCTACCTGGAAAACCTTCATCGCTCCATGCCCAAAGGCAAACACGTCCCTCTGCCGATCATCTGCACGATCCGTATCGGCAATCCGATGGAAAGGATTGCTGGCGAGGATAAACAGGTGTTTCTGGAACGCGCGCGTAACGCCATCGTGGAGCTGTCGAAATGA
- a CDS encoding nuclear transport factor 2 family protein: MKKVKVLIGFLCLFSGYVAAAPASADKDVAQAVDHLTQAMLHKNIAELNALTAENLTYGHSSGKIQDKKAFIADIETGKSAFKTLEMQNQTITVSGDVALVRHHFSAQALKGTEVVPTEIENFQIWQKQKGHWLLVGRQAFKF; the protein is encoded by the coding sequence ATGAAAAAAGTGAAAGTGCTGATTGGATTCTTGTGCCTCTTCAGTGGCTATGTAGCAGCCGCCCCTGCTTCCGCGGACAAGGATGTTGCGCAAGCCGTCGATCATCTGACACAAGCCATGTTGCACAAGAACATTGCCGAGCTGAACGCGCTGACCGCCGAGAACCTGACCTACGGGCATTCCAGCGGGAAGATCCAGGACAAGAAAGCATTCATCGCCGATATTGAAACCGGCAAAAGCGCGTTCAAAACCCTGGAGATGCAGAACCAGACCATCACCGTATCGGGTGACGTAGCGTTGGTTCGTCATCACTTCTCGGCACAAGCGCTCAAAGGCACCGAAGTGGTTCCAACCGAAATCGAGAACTTCCAGATCTGGCAAAAACAGAAAGGCCACTGGTTGCTGGTAGGCCGACAAGCGTTCAAGTTCTGA
- a CDS encoding phosphatidate cytidylyltransferase: protein MTLDAKFLWFFFGLACLLAIASLAGRLLALRAKTEGAVSTIENLNQRVNAWWGMVIIFFVSYLLGGNATVVLFGFISLFALREFITLTPTRRGDHNALFSAFFILIPLQYILIGTHWYSMFTLLIPVYSFLLLPAIAVLSQDTDGFLERTAKIQWGVMICIYCISHAPALLLLDLEGFAGQNALLLFYLVFVVQLSDVLQYVFGKLLGKHKVAPLVSPSKTVEGLVGGGLSATLIGGCMFWMTPFSFWQSLLMSFVIVVMGFLGGLVMSAIKRSLSAKDWGTMIKGHGGMLDRMDSICFAAPIFFHLTRYFFSAA from the coding sequence ATGACTCTTGATGCAAAGTTTTTGTGGTTCTTTTTCGGATTGGCCTGCTTGCTGGCAATTGCTTCGCTGGCCGGTCGATTGTTAGCCCTGCGGGCCAAAACGGAAGGTGCGGTCTCGACCATCGAAAACCTCAATCAGCGCGTGAATGCCTGGTGGGGGATGGTCATCATCTTCTTCGTGTCCTACCTGCTGGGCGGTAATGCAACAGTCGTCCTGTTCGGTTTCATCTCACTGTTCGCGCTCAGGGAATTCATCACCCTGACACCGACCAGGCGAGGTGATCATAACGCTCTGTTTTCGGCGTTTTTCATCCTGATCCCGCTGCAATACATCCTCATCGGCACGCACTGGTATTCGATGTTTACGCTGCTGATTCCGGTGTATTCATTCCTCCTGCTACCGGCGATTGCGGTGCTGAGCCAGGACACTGACGGCTTCCTGGAAAGGACGGCGAAGATCCAGTGGGGCGTGATGATCTGCATTTATTGCATCAGCCATGCGCCCGCACTTTTGCTGCTGGACCTGGAAGGGTTCGCCGGCCAAAACGCGCTGCTGCTGTTCTATCTGGTGTTCGTCGTTCAGTTGAGTGACGTGTTGCAGTACGTGTTCGGCAAGCTCTTGGGCAAGCACAAAGTTGCGCCGCTGGTGAGTCCGTCAAAAACAGTCGAAGGTCTGGTCGGTGGCGGGCTGTCTGCAACGCTGATTGGTGGCTGCATGTTCTGGATGACTCCCTTCAGCTTCTGGCAGTCACTGCTGATGTCGTTCGTCATCGTGGTGATGGGCTTCCTCGGTGGTCTGGTCATGTCGGCGATCAAACGCAGTCTGAGCGCCAAGGACTGGGGCACCATGATCAAAGGTCACGGCGGCATGCTCGATCGCATGGACTCGATTTGCTTCGCGGCGCCGATCTTCTTTCACCTGACGCGCTACTTCTTCTCCGCTGCCTGA
- a CDS encoding L-lactate permease: MVWQQIYDPFANPILSTLMAAVPVVVMLAALAFFHVKAHLAALMALASALVIAIFAFDMPADMAGSAALYGAANGLLPIGWIVLNIIFLHRLTTENGSFKVLQDSLARITDDRRLQLLLIAFCFGAFFEGAAGFGTPVAVTGAILIGLGFSPLAASGLALIANTAPVAFGALGTPIITLAKVTGLDEMELSMMVGRQLPFFSVIVPFWLIWAFAGWRKMLEIWPAILVAGVSFAVPQFLVSNYHGPMLVDVIAALISMACLTGFLKVWKPATVHTSAALSGRVDNSKIAEEHDEKPVASAAFANDAKPAVMRAWMPWIILTVFVFAWGTQGFKNMFDTRPAIDPVTHSAKLDPQGKPMREANPIFAPVVTFTTIHQQIEKVPPVVPAPKTEEAVYKFTWFTSTGSGILLSAILGGLLMGYSIPQLIHQYLRTIWVVRYSLITIVAMLALGFLTRYSGLDATMGLAFAATGIFYPMFGTLLGWLGVALTGSDTASNVLFGGLQRVTAEQLGISPVLMAAANSSGGVMGKMVDAQSIVVASTATRWYGHEGEILRYVFFHSIILAILVGGLVTLQAYVAPFSHMVVGGH, encoded by the coding sequence ATGGTCTGGCAGCAAATCTACGATCCGTTCGCAAACCCGATACTTTCAACCCTCATGGCAGCCGTGCCGGTCGTGGTGATGTTGGCAGCCCTGGCGTTTTTCCATGTGAAAGCGCATCTGGCCGCATTGATGGCCCTGGCGTCTGCGCTGGTGATCGCGATCTTCGCCTTCGACATGCCAGCGGACATGGCCGGCTCGGCCGCCCTGTACGGCGCCGCCAACGGCTTACTGCCGATTGGCTGGATTGTGCTCAACATTATCTTCCTGCATCGGCTAACCACCGAGAACGGCTCGTTCAAAGTGCTGCAGGATTCCCTGGCGCGCATCACCGACGATCGACGTTTGCAATTGCTGCTGATTGCCTTCTGCTTCGGTGCATTCTTCGAAGGGGCTGCGGGTTTTGGTACGCCGGTGGCGGTGACCGGGGCGATTCTGATCGGGTTAGGCTTCTCGCCACTGGCCGCCTCTGGCCTGGCGTTGATCGCTAACACCGCGCCCGTGGCGTTCGGTGCGCTGGGTACGCCGATCATCACTCTGGCCAAGGTGACCGGCCTGGATGAAATGGAACTGTCGATGATGGTCGGCCGGCAATTGCCGTTCTTCTCGGTGATCGTGCCGTTCTGGTTGATCTGGGCCTTCGCCGGCTGGCGCAAGATGCTGGAAATCTGGCCGGCGATTCTGGTGGCCGGGGTCAGTTTCGCCGTGCCGCAGTTCCTGGTGTCCAACTACCACGGGCCGATGCTGGTGGACGTGATCGCCGCACTGATTTCCATGGCCTGCCTGACCGGTTTCCTCAAGGTCTGGAAGCCGGCCACCGTACATACCTCCGCAGCACTGTCCGGGCGCGTCGACAACTCAAAAATTGCCGAAGAGCATGACGAAAAGCCCGTCGCCAGCGCGGCTTTTGCCAACGATGCCAAGCCTGCGGTGATGCGCGCGTGGATGCCGTGGATCATCCTCACCGTGTTCGTGTTCGCCTGGGGCACCCAGGGTTTCAAAAACATGTTCGATACCCGTCCGGCGATTGATCCGGTCACCCACTCGGCCAAGCTCGACCCTCAAGGCAAACCGATGCGTGAAGCCAACCCGATCTTCGCTCCGGTCGTGACGTTCACCACGATTCACCAGCAGATCGAGAAGGTCCCGCCTGTAGTGCCCGCGCCTAAAACCGAGGAAGCGGTCTACAAGTTCACCTGGTTCACCAGCACCGGTAGCGGCATCCTGCTGTCGGCGATTCTCGGCGGGCTGCTGATGGGCTATTCCATCCCGCAACTGATTCACCAGTACCTGCGAACGATCTGGGTCGTGCGCTACTCGCTGATCACAATAGTCGCGATGCTCGCCCTGGGTTTCCTCACCCGCTATTCAGGACTGGACGCCACCATGGGCCTGGCCTTCGCCGCGACGGGCATCTTCTACCCCATGTTTGGCACTCTGCTCGGTTGGCTTGGCGTGGCGCTGACCGGCTCGGATACGGCGTCCAACGTGCTGTTCGGCGGCTTGCAACGGGTGACCGCCGAGCAATTGGGCATCAGCCCGGTGTTGATGGCTGCCGCCAACAGCTCCGGCGGGGTCATGGGCAAGATGGTCGACGCCCAGTCGATCGTGGTCGCCTCCACCGCCACCCGCTGGTACGGGCATGAAGGGGAAATCCTGCGTTATGTGTTTTTCCACTCGATCATCCTGGCGATTCTGGTCGGTGGTTTGGTGACGTTGCAGGCGTATGTGGCGCCCTTCAGTCATATGGTGGTGGGTGGGCATTGA
- a CDS encoding GGDEF domain-containing protein, producing MSQLETRATALTLYPEDSREAAALLKQAVPLMVRHNIPPNPVHYALWYTYSKGQEPELNRHLDRVVKDFDCFPPESATKLFRDYIIRDELEEARAGQQQAIDLVDDMERNVSRSVNGSSNFQASLGHCMEMLAEPVDQRLPAILSELQQSTQVMQDQQELFLSQLHSAQNEIKSLRDKLERAQLAASLDGLTKVLNRATFTRLLEHALINAPHGVALVMLDIDHFKQFNDRYGHPLGDRVLEHVGQVLRNSIPPQALAARYGGEEFCVVLQECFDLTSAHAFAEQLRLKIQALRIKVRGTDEVLDTVTASLGVAVAKSGDDVESLLTRADDALYQAKRSGRNRVS from the coding sequence ATGAGCCAACTAGAGACGCGTGCGACTGCCCTAACGCTGTATCCAGAGGACTCCCGAGAGGCGGCGGCCCTGCTGAAGCAGGCCGTACCACTGATGGTGCGTCACAACATTCCACCAAACCCCGTGCACTATGCTCTCTGGTACACCTACAGCAAAGGTCAGGAGCCAGAGCTTAATCGCCATCTGGACAGGGTGGTCAAAGACTTCGACTGTTTCCCTCCAGAATCCGCTACGAAGCTTTTTCGCGACTACATCATTCGTGACGAATTGGAGGAGGCGCGCGCAGGGCAACAACAAGCGATCGATCTGGTTGACGACATGGAGCGTAATGTCTCGCGTAGTGTGAATGGCAGTTCCAACTTTCAAGCCAGTCTTGGCCATTGCATGGAAATGCTCGCGGAGCCGGTTGACCAGAGGTTGCCTGCCATTCTGAGCGAGCTGCAACAGAGCACCCAGGTCATGCAGGATCAGCAAGAGCTTTTCCTGTCCCAGTTGCACTCAGCGCAAAATGAAATCAAGAGTCTGAGAGACAAGCTCGAGCGAGCCCAACTGGCTGCATCTTTGGATGGTCTGACTAAGGTGTTGAACCGAGCTACCTTCACTCGCTTGCTGGAGCATGCATTGATCAACGCTCCTCATGGGGTGGCATTGGTCATGTTGGATATCGATCATTTCAAGCAGTTCAATGACCGCTATGGCCATCCTTTGGGCGACCGCGTACTTGAGCATGTTGGTCAGGTGTTACGGAACTCAATCCCGCCTCAGGCCTTGGCGGCACGCTATGGGGGTGAAGAGTTCTGTGTAGTCCTGCAAGAGTGTTTTGATCTCACCAGTGCTCATGCTTTTGCTGAGCAGCTGCGCCTGAAAATTCAGGCGCTGCGGATCAAGGTTCGTGGCACGGATGAGGTGCTGGATACTGTAACTGCGTCTTTGGGTGTCGCCGTCGCCAAATCTGGTGACGATGTGGAAAGCCTTCTGACTCGTGCCGATGATGCCCTCTATCAAGCCAAGCGCAGCGGGCGCAACCGAGTGAGCTGA